In the Natrinema sp. CBA1119 genome, GACGTGATCGGTGTGATAGCCGAGGCCGAAGTCGATGAGGTAGGTCCGCTCGGGGCCGACACGCACGTTCCGCGTCGTCGGATCGCCGTGGACGAACCCGGACTCGTGGAGTCGCGCGAGGTGCCGGCCGACGTCGCGGACCCCCGCAGTCGTCAACCCCTCACGGAGATCGTGCGTACCGACGTACTCGAGTTCGAGTCGCGCCTCGCGAGGATCAACGTCGGAGAGGACCGGCGTCGGGACGCCCTCGCGGCGGGCTAGGCTGGTCAGTCGGGCCTCGAGCGTCGTTCGCTCGCGGCGGAGCCGACCGTCGAGTTCGGGGTGGCGGTAGGTCTTGGCCTCGCGGTGCTTGGTGACGCGGCCGGCATCCGGCTCGAGGGAAACGAGCGCTTCGGCCCCGCGAACCTGGTTTTCAGCTGCCGTGCCCGCACCGCGCCCGGCCGCGAGCTCGGGTTCGTCAGCCCTCCATGTGACAGAAACCTGATCCGGCCGAAAGTCGGGGTCGACACGCGAGTCCTCGAGCGCGAGCGTGTCGCCCGCGGCGTACATCTTCGCGCCGAGGACGGCGATCATTCCCGCGTTGTCCCGCAGGAATCGGGGCTCGGGCGCGTGGAATTCGGCACCCCGCTGGGCGCACATCTCCGCGAGCATTTCGCGCAGGCGGGCGTTCTGGCCGACGCCGCCGCCGAGGACGAGTTCGTCGCTGCCGGTTAGCGACAGGGCGCGCTCGGACACTTCGGTCAGCATCCCGAAGACGTTCTCCTGGAGGGAGTAGCAGATGTCCTCGATCGGCGTGCCCGCGTCGGCGGCCTGCTTCGCGGCGCTCATGATCCCCGAAAAGGAGAAGTCCATCCCCTTGACGACGTAGGGGAGATCGATGTACTCGCCCCCGTCGGCCGCTTCCTCGACCTTCGGGCCGCCCGGGTGGGACCAGCCGACGTGGCGCGTGAACTTGTCGATCGCGTTGCCGACGCCGGTGTCCATCGTCTCCCCGAGGACGCGATAGCGCCCGTTCCGGTAGGCCAACAGATGTGCGTTCGCGCCGCTCGCGTTGAGACACACCGGCGAGTCGAAGCCGGAGCTGTGGCGACCGATCTCGAGGTGGGCAACCATGTGGTTCACGCCGATCAGTGGCACCTCGAGCGCCTGACTCAGTGCTCGAGCGGCCGTTGCGACGACGCGGAGACAGGGGCCGAGGCCGGGGCCGCGGGAGAAGGCGATGGCGTCGACAGGCGCTGCCTGTCGGCCCGACGAGCCGCGCTCGTCGACATCGACCGGCGACTCCGTCCCCGGGCCATCGTGGGTCTCGCGAGCGTGCTCGAGTGCGCGTTCGACGACGCGCGGGATCGCGTCGTGCATATGTTCGGCCGCCTCTCGAGGGTGAATGCCGCCGCTCTCGGGCTGATAAGCGTCGGTCTCGATGAACACGTCGTCGGTCTCGGCGTCGAAGACCGCCGCGCTGGCGGCCCAGGCGGTGCCTTCGATCCCGAGGATTCGGACGGTATCAGTCACGGCTGAAAAGCGGCTGGGTGCCGCGTTCGAGTCATCGGTCTCTCGGGTCGGTCGCCCGCTCGCGGAGCGTTCCACTCCCCGCTCGCGTTTCGATGTGCCTCGCTGACGCTCGGCACATCGCAGTTACTCCCACTCGGTATAACTGCACTTCCCGCAGTGCTTCCGGTCGCCGTGGTTGGCGAGGAAGACGTCACCGCAGCGGGGGCACAGTTCGCCCTCGGTGCTCCCGTCGTCGCCGTAGAGGTCGTAGTGCGCCATTTAGGCTTCCTCCGGTTCGGCTTCCGCGTCGGCGTCGGCTTCCGCGTCGTCCGCGCCGATCTTGTTGCGCTCGAGCATGTGGTCTTGCTCGACGTCGCGGGCGTAGTCGGCCGTCTCGTAGACCTTCGCCTGTCCGACGGTCTTTCGCATCCCGAACTTGGTGTCGAGTTTGCGGATGACGACCTCGCCGGCGTCCTTGTTCAGTTTCGCCGCGAGGCTGTCCCGAACCTGCAGTCGCTCGGGCGTCGCGTCCTCGTGGGAGAGTTCGAAAGTCACGTCAGTTCGATGCAACATGGGGTTTTCCGTTTCGGAGATGATGTCGACGTCCATGATATCACTCAGTTACCCTACTATCCCCGTGTAGCGCCTAAAAGGATTTCGAAGCGCCCCATCCGAACGCCCGTGACCGGATCGGTTCGCATCGTCGCCGCTCGAGTGAAACGCGGACGCCCGACGACGAGCGCGGCATCGTCACGGGGCTCGTCCGAAGACCGTCAACACACGAACCGAAGACCGTCAACACACGAACACATTTCACGCAGGGGACGAATACGTCGAACTGATGCCCTCCAGACGACAGACGCTCGCAGGAGCGGGGCTCGCCGCGGCCGGTCTCGTCGTCGGGTCCACCGTCACGGCCGAGCGATCGACACCGGCCACGCTCGACTGGCCGATGGCGCGCTACGACGCCGCCGGCACCGGCTACAACCCCGAGGCCACGGGGCCGAGAGACGATCCAACCGTCGCGTGGTCCAGCGAACTCGAGTCGATCGGCGGCTACGAGATCGATCAACCCGTCGTCGTCGACGGGACGGTGTACGCCGGCAACGACGAACTGATCGCACTCGACGCCGCCACCGGCGACGTCCGGTTCTCGTACGGCAGCTACAGCGGCGCGTCCCGCTCGAGCCCCGCGTGCGCGTCCACGTCGATCTATCGCACCAAGACGCTGGTGATCGGTGCCCCCGGCGGAATCGTCGGGCTGAACGCCGGCGGCGGCCACGCCCTGTTCGGACTCCGGTTCGGCGAAGAGCGCTGGTTGGGGCCGGGCGAGGCACCGAACTCGTCGTTTTTCGGGGCGTCGAAGGCGCCATCGCCGGTCGCACTCGATGACACGGTGTACGCTGCGGTCCCCGGAACCGGCGACATCGCCGCGATCGAGGCGGATAACGGCAGCGAACGGTGGCGAAAACGCATCGAATACGAAACGGAGTACAGCACCACGCTGACCCGACCGGCGGTCCGAGACGGGACCGTTTTCGTCACCGGATGGCCGTATCAGGTCCGGGCGTTCGACGCCGAGACGGGGGAGGAACGCTGGGACGACGAACACGACGAACAGATGGTCCGTCCGCCGACCGCGACCGAAGGCGGCGTCGTCGTCCCGACCCGAACCGGCGTGACGGTCTACGAGGCCGATGGCGGCGACGTTCGCTGGACGCGGGACCTCGACGGGAACGCGACCGAGGGTGCCGCCGCCGTCGCCGAGGGCCGCGTGTTCGTCGCGGACGGCACCGAGTCGTTGTACGCGCTCGACCTCGAGACAGGCGACG is a window encoding:
- a CDS encoding bifunctional N(6)-L-threonylcarbamoyladenine synthase/serine/threonine protein kinase; amino-acid sequence: MTDTVRILGIEGTAWAASAAVFDAETDDVFIETDAYQPESGGIHPREAAEHMHDAIPRVVERALEHARETHDGPGTESPVDVDERGSSGRQAAPVDAIAFSRGPGLGPCLRVVATAARALSQALEVPLIGVNHMVAHLEIGRHSSGFDSPVCLNASGANAHLLAYRNGRYRVLGETMDTGVGNAIDKFTRHVGWSHPGGPKVEEAADGGEYIDLPYVVKGMDFSFSGIMSAAKQAADAGTPIEDICYSLQENVFGMLTEVSERALSLTGSDELVLGGGVGQNARLREMLAEMCAQRGAEFHAPEPRFLRDNAGMIAVLGAKMYAAGDTLALEDSRVDPDFRPDQVSVTWRADEPELAAGRGAGTAAENQVRGAEALVSLEPDAGRVTKHREAKTYRHPELDGRLRRERTTLEARLTSLARREGVPTPVLSDVDPREARLELEYVGTHDLREGLTTAGVRDVGRHLARLHESGFVHGDPTTRNVRVGPERTYLIDFGLGYHTDHVEDYAMDLHIFDQSLVGTADDPEPLREAVRDGYREVGEERVLERLRDVEGRGRYQTDA
- a CDS encoding 30S ribosomal protein S27ae, which translates into the protein MAHYDLYGDDGSTEGELCPRCGDVFLANHGDRKHCGKCSYTEWE
- a CDS encoding 30S ribosomal protein S24e; translated protein: MDVDIISETENPMLHRTDVTFELSHEDATPERLQVRDSLAAKLNKDAGEVVIRKLDTKFGMRKTVGQAKVYETADYARDVEQDHMLERNKIGADDAEADADAEAEPEEA
- a CDS encoding PQQ-binding-like beta-propeller repeat protein, which gives rise to MPSRRQTLAGAGLAAAGLVVGSTVTAERSTPATLDWPMARYDAAGTGYNPEATGPRDDPTVAWSSELESIGGYEIDQPVVVDGTVYAGNDELIALDAATGDVRFSYGSYSGASRSSPACASTSIYRTKTLVIGAPGGIVGLNAGGGHALFGLRFGEERWLGPGEAPNSSFFGASKAPSPVALDDTVYAAVPGTGDIAAIEADNGSERWRKRIEYETEYSTTLTRPAVRDGTVFVTGWPYQVRAFDAETGEERWDDEHDEQMVRPPTATEGGVVVPTRTGVTVYEADGGDVRWTRDLDGNATEGAAAVAEGRVFVADGTESLYALDLETGDDEWSVSFSRGETPVVADGVVYVSRGIELVAFDAETGEQRFAHEAERYVSPPAVGDGVLYVVDGDRVLTLEEGA